The following coding sequences lie in one Armatimonadota bacterium genomic window:
- a CDS encoding DUF58 domain-containing protein: MVVMETPEKVLRRLEFKVVRRLDGFLFGDYRGVFYGPSLDLAEVREYQPGDEVRRIDWNVTARMNRLFIRQYLEERELTAWLLVDLSPSMGFGTRRHLKREVAAEFAGVAAYIITRHGDKVGCLAFPGRHLPVIPPRTGRVQALRILQLLQRAAAGEGGLTDLGAALGHAARMLRRRSLVFVVSDFLSRPGWDGPLRDLAGRHDVIAVWVRDPAEEELPDVGLIPIRDPETGQQAWVDTSDRRVRAAYRELVEGQQAQIRETLRRSRVDTLELSTAGTMVDPLVKFITHRRQRGRWRSPGR; encoded by the coding sequence ATGGTTGTGATGGAAACGCCGGAGAAGGTCCTCCGGCGCCTGGAGTTCAAGGTCGTCCGCCGCCTGGACGGGTTCCTCTTCGGCGACTACCGGGGCGTCTTCTACGGGCCCAGCCTGGACCTGGCCGAGGTCCGCGAGTACCAGCCCGGTGACGAGGTCAGGCGCATCGACTGGAACGTCACCGCCCGGATGAACCGTCTCTTCATCCGGCAGTACCTGGAGGAGCGTGAGCTCACTGCCTGGCTGCTGGTCGACCTTTCCCCCTCCATGGGCTTCGGCACGCGCCGCCACCTGAAGCGGGAGGTGGCGGCGGAGTTCGCGGGGGTCGCCGCCTACATCATCACCCGACACGGTGATAAGGTAGGCTGCCTGGCTTTTCCCGGCCGCCACCTGCCGGTGATCCCTCCACGGACGGGGCGGGTGCAGGCGCTGCGCATCCTGCAGTTGCTGCAGCGGGCGGCGGCGGGGGAGGGGGGCCTCACCGACCTGGGGGCAGCCCTGGGCCATGCCGCCCGGATGCTGCGCCGCCGCTCCCTGGTCTTCGTCGTAAGCGACTTCCTCTCCCGGCCGGGGTGGGACGGTCCGCTGCGCGACCTGGCAGGACGGCACGATGTCATCGCCGTCTGGGTGCGCGATCCCGCGGAGGAGGAGCTACCCGACGTGGGGCTCATCCCCATCCGCGACCCCGAGACTGGCCAGCAGGCCTGGGTGGACACCTCCGACCGCCGCGTGCGCGCCGCCTACCGGGAGCTGGTAGAGGGGCAGCAGGCGCAGATCAGGGAGACGTTGCGCCGCTCTAGGGTGGATACGCTGGAACTCTCCACCGCGGGGACCATGGTGGACCCCCTGGTGAAGTTCATCACCCACCGGAGGCAGCGAGGACGATGGCGTTCACCTGGCCGGTGA
- a CDS encoding DUF4900 domain-containing protein, which yields MSRLRDQRGLAIASVLLMIFVLAVLSGLVLYLTGKEMALTAARRAGAQSLYIAEGGAVSARSALLALMNADPIGVATLDSSLGGGDLLGFFAGGNPTAQNPFGLFDYIVLDGQRYSIGATPSTESLTFNLNWNLPQAHRKLEVAAGPPPVNALGSGQYTATVVISRRKVAHPSCLPGEECYIHRLGPDEYEYFFTYSITSDGQMPPRARRRVTLSRDFSIRIRRQNFAQYALFTDVHLTPGGGAIWFTSRTSFDGPVHTNGEFRFAFFPKFGTPDSGSPCDPARIATTPLTSVSTRAWFNNNGNPRELNANENVVGGVRRDAPVVPDCTPTNYADDADNPPANFTRGVPAIPLPTNAYSQKGVSIGRNPNDTSTVTNSQIRGAIAGLTNNGNPVPNGIYIPVAETDGDENPEDGEPMGGGIYVQGDLDRLTLSLGGPSNNLAVYTLVQGSQTVTVTVDRQAGTTTVTNSAWSLPQTRTFSGVPKGWQGPGSDNAAIIYVEGNILSLSGMLEEKEQTTIAASGRIDITNHLRYEDPPVVTDPNDNPLNVLGIYSAGRDIRITTSAPNNLQIHAVLMAGSASDSYNSSVNVQNYNSGSPRGAVYLIGGLIEEYYGAFGTFDPITGNPRTGYGREFRYDRRMSRGFSPPYFPTTNRFEIFQGSQGLAGVRPVWREAGP from the coding sequence ATGAGCCGGCTGCGTGACCAGCGAGGACTGGCCATCGCCTCGGTGCTGCTGATGATCTTCGTGCTGGCGGTGCTGAGCGGGCTGGTCCTCTATCTTACGGGGAAGGAGATGGCCCTCACCGCCGCGCGGCGGGCGGGTGCGCAGAGCCTGTACATCGCCGAGGGCGGGGCGGTGAGCGCCCGTTCCGCCCTCCTGGCGCTGATGAACGCCGACCCCATCGGGGTGGCCACACTGGACTCCTCGCTGGGCGGTGGCGACCTGCTCGGTTTCTTCGCCGGCGGGAACCCGACGGCGCAGAACCCCTTCGGGCTGTTTGACTACATCGTCCTGGACGGGCAGCGCTACTCCATCGGGGCCACCCCGTCCACTGAATCCCTCACCTTCAACCTGAACTGGAACCTCCCCCAGGCGCACCGCAAGCTGGAGGTGGCCGCCGGCCCACCACCGGTCAACGCCCTGGGGAGCGGGCAGTACACGGCCACGGTGGTCATCTCCCGGCGCAAGGTGGCCCACCCATCCTGCCTGCCCGGCGAGGAGTGCTACATCCACAGGCTCGGCCCGGACGAGTACGAGTACTTCTTCACCTACAGCATCACCAGCGACGGCCAGATGCCGCCGCGGGCTCGCCGCCGGGTCACCCTGAGCCGCGACTTCAGCATCCGGATACGGCGGCAGAACTTCGCCCAGTACGCGCTCTTCACCGACGTGCACCTGACGCCGGGCGGGGGCGCGATCTGGTTCACCAGCCGCACCAGCTTTGACGGGCCGGTGCACACCAACGGGGAGTTCCGCTTCGCCTTCTTCCCCAAGTTTGGCACCCCTGACTCCGGAAGCCCCTGCGACCCCGCGCGCATCGCCACCACCCCCCTCACCAGCGTGAGCACGCGGGCCTGGTTCAACAACAACGGCAACCCCCGGGAGCTCAACGCCAACGAGAACGTGGTGGGCGGTGTGCGCCGCGACGCGCCGGTGGTGCCCGACTGCACCCCGACCAACTACGCCGACGACGCGGACAACCCGCCGGCCAACTTCACCCGGGGCGTGCCAGCCATTCCCCTGCCCACCAACGCCTACAGCCAGAAGGGAGTCTCTATCGGGCGCAACCCCAACGACACCTCCACCGTGACCAACTCTCAGATCAGGGGGGCCATCGCCGGGCTAACAAACAATGGCAACCCGGTGCCCAACGGCATCTACATCCCGGTAGCGGAGACGGACGGCGACGAGAATCCGGAGGACGGCGAGCCCATGGGGGGAGGCATCTACGTCCAGGGCGACCTGGACAGGCTCACGCTCAGCCTGGGCGGTCCCAGCAACAACCTGGCCGTATACACCCTGGTCCAGGGCTCGCAGACGGTGACCGTGACCGTGGACCGCCAGGCCGGGACGACGACGGTGACCAACAGCGCCTGGTCGCTCCCCCAGACCCGCACCTTCTCCGGTGTGCCCAAGGGCTGGCAGGGACCGGGCAGCGACAACGCCGCCATCATCTATGTCGAGGGAAACATCCTCTCCCTGTCCGGGATGCTGGAGGAGAAGGAGCAGACCACCATCGCCGCCTCCGGGCGCATCGACATCACCAACCACCTGCGCTACGAGGACCCCCCGGTTGTGACCGACCCTAACGATAACCCGCTGAACGTCCTGGGGATCTACTCCGCGGGTAGGGACATCCGCATCACCACTTCGGCGCCCAACAACCTGCAGATTCATGCCGTCCTGATGGCCGGAAGCGCCAGCGACTCCTACAACAGCTCGGTGAACGTGCAGAACTACAACTCGGGATCGCCCCGGGGGGCGGTCTACCTGATCGGAGGCCTCATCGAGGAGTACTACGGGGCGTTTGGAACCTTTGACCCGATCACGGGCAACCCGCGCACCGGCTACGGGCGTGAGTTCCGCTATGACCGTCGCATGAGCCGTGGCTTCTCGCCCCCCTACTTCCCCACCACCAACCGCTTTGAGATCTTCCAGGGGAGTCAGGGTCTGGCCGGGGTCCGCCCCGTGTGGCGGGAGGCCGGTCCGTGA
- a CDS encoding cupredoxin domain-containing protein: MRVRGIALSLCAGVLILAAIAGVPAQAQAKRVIRVVATSYKFEPSLIQVHSGETVVLQVVNADAEGRNHSIAAQLFTVVPVTARGDVFRQGTAEGRRFFAVEPGKQIEVEFVASVRGSFPFICGVSDHAAKGQVGAINVLPPQ, encoded by the coding sequence ATGAGAGTTCGGGGGATCGCCCTGAGTCTGTGCGCCGGGGTGCTGATTCTTGCGGCCATCGCCGGAGTGCCGGCGCAGGCGCAGGCAAAGCGAGTGATCCGCGTAGTGGCCACATCCTACAAGTTCGAGCCGAGCCTGATCCAGGTGCACAGCGGTGAGACGGTGGTGCTGCAGGTGGTTAACGCAGATGCCGAGGGGCGCAACCACAGCATCGCCGCGCAGCTGTTCACGGTGGTGCCGGTGACCGCCCGCGGAGACGTCTTCCGTCAGGGTACCGCCGAGGGGCGGCGTTTCTTTGCCGTGGAGCCAGGCAAGCAGATTGAGGTGGAATTTGTGGCCAGCGTGCGGGGGTCATTCCCCTTCATCTGCGGCGTCTCCGACCATGCGGCCAAGGGGCAAGTGGGCGCCATCAACGTCCTGCCGCCCCAGTAG
- a CDS encoding prepilin-type N-terminal cleavage/methylation domain-containing protein: MSTFPAKAQKRPRSAGFTFVELMVALSLFAAVSLFVLQAFIGGMAHAGRSNENAAATTLAIQIMEQIRASANPYEMVGYTDLPRTPLPLPAPYAGVVNPSPHVFEVAVDVTRDDNLTLTTASVQIYRPADITPFVTLTTVLDDQ; encoded by the coding sequence ATGAGCACGTTTCCGGCGAAGGCGCAGAAGCGCCCCCGCAGCGCCGGATTCACCTTTGTGGAACTGATGGTGGCGCTGTCACTGTTCGCCGCCGTCTCCCTCTTCGTCCTGCAGGCGTTCATCGGCGGCATGGCCCACGCCGGTCGTTCCAATGAAAACGCCGCGGCGACGACCCTGGCCATTCAGATCATGGAGCAGATCCGCGCCAGCGCCAACCCCTACGAGATGGTGGGGTACACCGACCTGCCCCGGACGCCGCTGCCGCTGCCGGCTCCCTACGCCGGGGTGGTCAATCCTTCGCCGCACGTCTTTGAGGTGGCGGTCGACGTGACCCGCGACGACAACCTTACGCTCACCACCGCCAGCGTGCAGATCTACCGGCCGGCGGACATAACGCCGTTCGTCACCCTGACCACCGTGCTCGATGACCAGTAG
- a CDS encoding AAA family ATPase: MRQVLYEVKRVIVGQDLMLERILVALLARGHVLIEGVPGLAKTLAIKTTARAIDCQFKRIQFTPDLVPADLIGTRIYNQHTGTFDVELGPVFANLVLADEINRAPAKVQSALLEAMQERQVTIGKQTFRLPEPFLVLATQNPIESEGTYPLPEAQVDRFMFKVVITYPSYHEEMDVVERVTTSLPELEPVIHADDLMAMQRLADTIYVDPKVMDYAVTLTAATRRPGEFGLSGIARYIAYGASPRASVNMILGAKALALLRGREYVMVEDVRDVAPEVLRHRFVLSYEALADEVSPDALVERILEAISAPRVHIGDPYEGRAGEVVPPPAG, translated from the coding sequence ATGCGGCAGGTGCTCTACGAAGTCAAACGCGTCATCGTGGGCCAGGACCTGATGCTGGAGCGCATCCTGGTGGCGCTGCTGGCGCGGGGGCACGTCCTCATCGAGGGTGTCCCCGGACTGGCCAAGACCCTGGCCATCAAGACCACCGCCCGGGCCATTGACTGCCAGTTCAAGCGCATCCAGTTCACCCCCGACCTGGTTCCGGCCGACCTCATCGGCACCCGCATCTACAACCAGCACACCGGTACCTTCGACGTGGAGCTGGGGCCGGTCTTCGCCAACCTGGTCCTGGCCGACGAGATCAACCGTGCTCCGGCCAAGGTGCAGTCGGCGCTGCTGGAGGCAATGCAGGAGCGGCAGGTCACCATCGGCAAGCAGACCTTCCGTCTGCCCGAGCCCTTCCTGGTGCTGGCCACCCAGAACCCCATCGAGAGCGAGGGGACCTACCCGTTGCCCGAGGCGCAGGTGGATCGGTTCATGTTCAAGGTGGTGATCACTTACCCTTCCTACCACGAGGAGATGGACGTGGTGGAGCGGGTGACTACCAGCCTGCCCGAACTGGAGCCGGTGATCCACGCCGACGACCTGATGGCCATGCAGCGGCTGGCGGATACTATCTACGTCGACCCCAAGGTGATGGACTACGCGGTGACGCTGACTGCAGCCACACGCCGCCCCGGGGAGTTTGGGCTGTCCGGGATCGCCAGGTACATCGCCTACGGGGCCAGCCCGCGGGCTTCGGTGAACATGATCCTGGGAGCCAAGGCGCTGGCGCTGCTGCGGGGTCGGGAGTACGTCATGGTGGAGGATGTGCGGGACGTGGCTCCGGAAGTGCTGCGTCACCGGTTCGTCCTTTCCTACGAGGCCCTGGCCGACGAGGTCAGCCCGGACGCGCTGGTGGAGCGGATCCTGGAGGCCATCAGCGCACCGCGCGTGCACATCGGCGACCCGTACGAGGGGCGCGCCGGCGAGGTGGTACCGCCGCCCGCAGGCTAG
- a CDS encoding VWA domain-containing protein: MAFTWPVMLWALAALPLLLWAYLGVLRRQQRMRERLADTRLLAHLVTPLPPWRRHLPVGIYLVAVLLLVLAMARPIAAIPLPVNRAAVVVAIDTSKSMIAEDVKPNRLDAARGAARELIRAMPGGARIGLVAFSDYGTVLVPPSTDRQALVEALDRLQPQQATSVGSAILEALRVLPLRKEFLGDRLERLRGPVPQANPLFPSPLPAPTPTPTPGPPTAPPSVKDLPPAAILIFSDGVSNLGADPRAAAALAAEARVKIYAVGLGQQGGSVMTYQNQLVLVPFNPVLLQEVARQTGGEYFSAANLEELRRIYRQLGRAIGWERRRTELTSLAAGAAGLLMLSGGLLSMLWFRRLP, translated from the coding sequence ATGGCGTTCACCTGGCCGGTGATGCTGTGGGCCCTGGCGGCCCTGCCCCTGCTGCTGTGGGCCTATCTGGGGGTGCTGCGCCGTCAGCAGCGGATGAGGGAGCGGCTGGCGGATACCCGGCTCCTGGCGCACCTGGTCACGCCCCTTCCCCCCTGGCGCCGCCACCTCCCGGTGGGCATCTACCTGGTGGCGGTCCTGCTGCTGGTCCTGGCCATGGCCCGGCCCATTGCCGCCATCCCCCTGCCGGTGAATCGTGCGGCGGTGGTGGTGGCCATCGACACCAGCAAGAGCATGATCGCCGAGGACGTCAAGCCCAACCGGCTGGACGCGGCCAGGGGTGCGGCGCGGGAGCTCATCCGGGCCATGCCCGGGGGCGCCCGTATCGGGCTCGTTGCCTTCAGCGACTACGGCACCGTGCTGGTTCCCCCTTCTACCGACCGTCAGGCGCTGGTGGAGGCCCTGGACCGACTGCAACCGCAGCAGGCCACCTCGGTGGGCTCGGCGATCCTGGAGGCGTTGCGCGTCCTGCCGCTGCGCAAGGAGTTCCTGGGCGACCGGCTGGAGCGGCTGCGCGGGCCGGTGCCGCAGGCAAACCCTCTGTTCCCGTCCCCTCTGCCCGCTCCGACCCCAACCCCGACCCCAGGCCCGCCGACTGCACCCCCCTCGGTGAAGGACCTCCCGCCGGCGGCCATCCTTATCTTCTCCGATGGGGTGTCCAACCTGGGGGCCGATCCCCGTGCCGCAGCCGCACTCGCCGCCGAGGCCAGGGTGAAGATCTACGCCGTCGGCCTGGGGCAGCAGGGCGGCTCGGTGATGACCTACCAGAACCAGCTGGTGCTGGTGCCGTTTAATCCCGTACTGCTCCAGGAGGTGGCCCGTCAGACGGGCGGGGAATACTTCAGTGCGGCCAACCTGGAAGAGCTGCGCCGCATCTACCGGCAGCTCGGCCGGGCCATCGGCTGGGAGCGGCGGCGCACCGAGCTGACCTCGCTCGCGGCAGGGGCGGCGGGGCTACTGATGCTGAGCGGCGGGCTGCTTTCAATGCTGTGGTTCCGGCGGCTGCCATGA
- a CDS encoding cyclase family protein, with product MNMVDLSNVRVLDLSQNFSVDSPPFAYYDGPTIKWVKKLAFEGVNAQLISSTNHIATHLDSPLHFHDPGPDVSGIPITQLVGPACIVDLQQFGIGDYDIYGPEHFERWEKTYGITIARGDILVIHTGYHAYYNEDWSPATREHHPDAGPNLPRSFLKHPGPRAEFCQWVLDRGIRWLAVDAISTDHPFNTNVRRARPDLVPEVEAKIGMPLDEAFPWPRDYQATHTLLFPKGVYHVENVGGEIDRVLNQRVWVGCFPFRFKGGEAAFSRFVAFVQA from the coding sequence ATGAACATGGTGGACCTGAGCAACGTGCGCGTCCTGGATCTCTCCCAGAACTTCAGTGTGGACTCGCCGCCGTTTGCCTACTACGACGGTCCGACGATCAAGTGGGTGAAGAAGCTGGCCTTTGAGGGGGTGAACGCGCAGCTCATCTCCTCCACCAACCACATCGCCACCCACCTGGACAGCCCGCTGCACTTCCACGATCCGGGTCCCGACGTCTCAGGGATCCCCATCACCCAGCTGGTCGGGCCCGCCTGCATCGTCGACCTGCAGCAGTTCGGTATCGGGGACTACGACATCTACGGACCGGAGCACTTCGAGCGGTGGGAGAAGACCTACGGCATCACCATCGCCCGCGGCGACATCCTGGTGATCCACACCGGTTACCACGCCTACTACAATGAGGACTGGTCCCCGGCCACGCGGGAGCACCACCCCGACGCCGGGCCCAACCTGCCCCGTTCGTTCCTGAAGCACCCCGGCCCCCGGGCGGAGTTCTGCCAGTGGGTGCTGGACCGTGGCATCCGCTGGCTGGCCGTGGACGCCATCTCCACCGACCATCCGTTCAACACCAACGTGCGCCGCGCCCGTCCCGACCTGGTGCCGGAGGTGGAGGCCAAGATCGGCATGCCCCTGGACGAGGCCTTCCCCTGGCCTCGGGACTACCAGGCCACGCACACGCTCCTGTTCCCCAAGGGTGTCTACCACGTGGAGAACGTGGGCGGGGAGATCGACCGGGTACTCAACCAGCGGGTCTGGGTGGGCTGCTTCCCCTTCCGCTTCAAGGGCGGAGAAGCCGCCTTCAGCCGCTTCGTCGCCTTCGTGCAGGCGTAG
- a CDS encoding VWA domain-containing protein, which produces MTPTFLWPALLWGLLLVPLLLLGYLHLQRRPAPSPVAFPNVPLLTAAMARGRGIRRHLPALLYLCAVTLLLAALARPVAPLPVPSTKNTVVLSIDVSRSMLAQDISPNRMEAAKAAAKDFVRALPAGLKVGLVTFSSYATLIVAPTADHARVLDAIDILATEFATAIGDGLLEAVWALPGRTRPADPSTPASPPAGPLPPGTVVLLSDGQSNRGALPHDAARVAREQQVKVYTIGVGTPEGTFLNLGGRSIWVRLDEETLKEVAEITGGSYFRTTSAAALRRAYRHLGRVIGWERRPTEVTGLAAGGAGVLLVSALLLSFLAVRRVA; this is translated from the coding sequence ATGACCCCGACCTTCCTCTGGCCAGCGTTGCTCTGGGGGTTGCTCCTGGTGCCCCTGCTACTCCTGGGCTACCTGCACCTGCAGCGGCGGCCGGCGCCCAGCCCCGTGGCCTTTCCCAACGTCCCGCTGCTGACGGCGGCGATGGCCCGGGGCCGCGGCATCCGGCGGCACCTCCCCGCCCTGCTTTACCTCTGCGCGGTGACCCTCCTCCTGGCGGCCCTGGCCCGCCCGGTGGCACCGCTGCCGGTGCCCTCCACCAAGAACACGGTGGTCCTCTCCATCGATGTCAGCCGGAGCATGCTGGCGCAGGACATCTCCCCCAACCGCATGGAAGCGGCGAAGGCCGCGGCCAAGGACTTCGTCCGCGCCCTCCCGGCAGGACTGAAGGTGGGCCTGGTCACGTTCAGCTCCTACGCCACGCTGATCGTTGCCCCCACGGCCGACCACGCCCGAGTGCTGGACGCCATCGACATCCTGGCCACGGAGTTCGCCACCGCCATCGGTGACGGCCTGCTGGAGGCGGTGTGGGCGCTGCCCGGCCGCACCCGCCCGGCTGACCCCTCCACGCCTGCCTCGCCGCCCGCCGGGCCGCTCCCGCCGGGGACGGTGGTGCTCCTCTCCGACGGGCAGAGCAACCGGGGAGCGCTGCCACACGATGCGGCCCGGGTCGCCCGAGAGCAGCAGGTGAAGGTCTACACTATTGGTGTGGGCACGCCGGAGGGGACCTTCCTCAATCTCGGAGGGCGCTCCATCTGGGTGCGCCTGGACGAAGAGACCCTGAAGGAAGTGGCGGAAATCACCGGGGGATCGTACTTCCGTACGACCTCGGCGGCTGCCCTGCGCCGGGCCTACCGCCATCTGGGCAGAGTAATCGGGTGGGAGCGCCGCCCCACCGAGGTGACCGGTCTGGCCGCGGGAGGCGCGGGCGTCCTCCTGGTGAGCGCGCTCCTGCTTTCCTTCCTGGCAGTGCGGCGGGTGGCCTGA
- a CDS encoding DUF1116 domain-containing protein: MAIDRANQEAVARILEGQPILTDVARAADVISGMEQSLILHAGPPITWERMSGPLRGAVIGGLLYEGLAGDEREAVELAAAGEVRFAPCHAHAAVGPMAGVTTASMPVYVVENRRFGNRAYSTLNEGYGKVLRYGAYSRQVLDRLRWINEVLGPAVGEALRAMGGLDMKSLIAQQLTMGDEGHNRNRAGSALMARMLAPALAETGLDRRELARVLRYFAETDLAVLNPVMATCKALLDPAHGIPGSTVVTAMARNGTDFGIRVSGLGDRWFTAPAEIPVGLFFPGFSQEDANPDIGDSTITETAGIGAFAMAAAPAIVQFVGGTPEMALAATQEMYEITVAENPAWTIPVLGFRGTPTGIDIRRVVRTGITPRVNTGIAHKEPGIGQVGAGLVRPPMACFEAALEAAAQMRT, from the coding sequence ATGGCCATCGACCGGGCCAACCAGGAGGCGGTGGCGCGCATCCTGGAGGGCCAGCCCATCCTGACTGATGTCGCCCGGGCCGCCGACGTCATCTCGGGTATGGAGCAAAGCCTGATCCTGCACGCCGGTCCCCCCATCACCTGGGAGCGGATGTCCGGTCCGCTGCGAGGAGCAGTGATCGGCGGACTGTTGTATGAGGGGCTCGCCGGCGACGAGCGGGAGGCCGTGGAGCTGGCAGCGGCAGGAGAGGTGCGGTTTGCGCCGTGCCATGCCCACGCTGCCGTGGGGCCCATGGCCGGGGTGACCACGGCCTCGATGCCTGTTTACGTCGTGGAGAACCGGCGCTTCGGCAACCGGGCCTACTCCACGCTAAACGAAGGCTACGGCAAGGTCCTGCGCTACGGGGCTTACAGCCGGCAGGTCCTGGACCGGCTGCGCTGGATCAATGAGGTGCTGGGACCGGCTGTCGGCGAGGCCCTGCGGGCGATGGGCGGCCTGGACATGAAGAGCCTGATCGCCCAGCAACTGACTATGGGAGACGAGGGGCACAACCGGAACCGTGCCGGATCCGCCCTCATGGCGCGGATGCTGGCGCCGGCGCTGGCCGAAACCGGCCTGGATCGCCGGGAGCTGGCCCGGGTGCTGCGCTACTTCGCGGAGACCGATCTGGCCGTGCTCAATCCGGTCATGGCCACCTGTAAGGCCCTGCTCGACCCGGCCCACGGCATCCCCGGGAGCACCGTGGTCACTGCCATGGCGCGCAACGGCACCGACTTCGGCATCCGGGTCAGCGGGCTGGGTGACCGCTGGTTCACCGCGCCCGCCGAGATTCCGGTCGGCCTCTTCTTCCCCGGCTTCAGTCAGGAGGACGCCAACCCCGACATCGGCGACTCCACCATCACGGAGACGGCCGGAATCGGGGCTTTCGCCATGGCCGCGGCCCCGGCCATCGTCCAGTTCGTGGGGGGCACGCCAGAGATGGCCCTGGCCGCGACGCAGGAGATGTATGAGATCACGGTGGCGGAGAACCCGGCCTGGACCATTCCCGTCCTGGGCTTCCGGGGCACGCCCACCGGCATCGACATCCGCCGGGTGGTCAGGACCGGGATCACCCCGCGGGTGAACACCGGCATCGCCCACAAGGAGCCCGGGATCGGCCAGGTGGGGGCGGGACTGGTCCGCCCTCCCATGGCCTGCTTCGAAGCAGCCCTGGAAGCCGCGGCGCAGATGCGCACCTGA
- a CDS encoding S41 family peptidase → MRSCLIVSLLLVGALGAVAVAPAVAQSGHVGADAFEVAYLFVTREYLRPVPSRDLLQGAVAGLAAYLRNRGLPPQPITLSGQDGRDLEAVRAAVIAVGRRLGSAAAEREAGYAAIDGMLRVLGDPFTRLLLPGSGRGEVRPGGYSGVGVVLDLEVRPPVVVEVVEGSPAQRAGLRRGDLILEIDGRSTITMPPQEVVSRLRGLPGTSVVVRVRRSGGELTVTLVRELIGLRQTAFRLWGTVGYLRVEEFTEGAGEEVAAVAAELQRRGALGIILDLRGNPGGFLDEAVVATSVFLPQGPVTILVGRDGRRTRLDASAGGFKFTGPVAVLVDGRTASAAEMVAGALQDAGRLVVGRRTFGKGTVQELRRLPGGAVLQLTVAQYLTPSGVPVEGRGIVPQVEVETDEATFGTDEDPLIQTARRWLETRVGALALLAA, encoded by the coding sequence ATGCGGAGCTGTCTGATCGTCTCTCTCCTGCTGGTGGGTGCCCTGGGGGCGGTGGCTGTTGCTCCAGCCGTCGCGCAGAGCGGCCACGTGGGCGCCGACGCCTTCGAGGTCGCCTATCTCTTCGTCACCCGGGAGTACCTGCGCCCGGTGCCGTCCCGCGACCTCTTGCAGGGCGCGGTGGCGGGGCTGGCGGCGTACCTGCGCAACCGAGGGCTTCCGCCGCAGCCCATCACCCTCAGCGGGCAGGACGGCCGCGACCTGGAGGCCGTGCGTGCCGCGGTGATAGCCGTCGGGCGGCGCCTGGGCTCGGCAGCGGCAGAGCGCGAGGCAGGCTATGCCGCCATCGACGGGATGCTCCGGGTGCTGGGGGATCCCTTCACCCGGCTGCTCTTGCCCGGCAGCGGTCGGGGGGAGGTTAGGCCCGGAGGCTACAGCGGGGTGGGCGTCGTCCTGGACCTGGAGGTGCGCCCGCCGGTGGTCGTGGAGGTGGTGGAGGGCAGTCCGGCGCAGCGGGCCGGGCTGCGGCGGGGCGACCTGATTCTGGAGATCGACGGCCGCTCCACCATCACCATGCCACCGCAGGAGGTGGTCAGCCGCCTGCGCGGCCTTCCCGGGACCTCTGTGGTCGTCCGTGTGCGCCGGTCCGGCGGCGAGCTGACCGTCACGCTGGTGCGGGAGCTCATCGGGTTGCGGCAGACGGCGTTCCGCCTGTGGGGGACGGTGGGCTACCTGCGGGTGGAGGAGTTCACCGAGGGGGCGGGGGAGGAGGTGGCTGCGGTTGCCGCGGAGCTGCAACGCCGCGGGGCGCTCGGGATCATCCTGGACCTGCGGGGCAATCCCGGCGGGTTTCTGGACGAGGCCGTGGTCGCAACCAGCGTCTTTCTGCCGCAGGGGCCGGTGACGATACTGGTGGGCAGGGATGGCCGGCGCACCCGGCTGGATGCCAGCGCCGGCGGCTTCAAGTTCACAGGGCCGGTGGCGGTCCTGGTAGACGGGCGCACGGCCAGCGCGGCCGAGATGGTAGCCGGTGCCCTGCAGGACGCCGGCCGCCTGGTGGTGGGCAGGCGCACCTTCGGCAAGGGGACGGTGCAGGAGCTGCGGCGCCTCCCCGGTGGCGCGGTGCTGCAGCTGACGGTGGCGCAGTACCTCACTCCCAGCGGTGTGCCGGTGGAGGGCCGTGGGATCGTCCCACAGGTGGAAGTGGAGACGGACGAGGCCACCTTTGGCACAGACGAGGACCCTCTCATCCAGACAGCCCGGCGCTGGCTGGAGACCCGGGTGGGCGCCCTTGCGCTGCTGGCTGCCTGA
- a CDS encoding prepilin-type N-terminal cleavage/methylation domain-containing protein, translated as MRRDRAAGFTFLELIVVLSLVAVLLGLAFSSWRGHVAKQRLRYGIVQVATGLRQAQERAKEARVPYTVTFVEDSSAYTIAGGGFVENATMPDGVTAADDDLVTFSAFGQPDAAHTITLRNSTGEGTVTVNATGGITYQTP; from the coding sequence GTGAGGCGGGATCGGGCGGCGGGATTTACCTTCCTGGAACTGATCGTCGTCCTGAGTCTGGTGGCCGTCTTGCTGGGCCTGGCCTTCAGCTCCTGGCGGGGGCACGTGGCGAAGCAGCGGCTGCGCTACGGGATCGTGCAGGTGGCCACCGGACTGCGGCAGGCCCAGGAGCGGGCCAAGGAGGCCAGGGTCCCGTACACGGTCACGTTTGTCGAGGACTCTTCCGCCTACACGATCGCCGGCGGCGGGTTCGTGGAGAACGCCACCATGCCGGATGGGGTTACCGCCGCGGACGACGACCTAGTCACCTTCTCCGCCTTCGGGCAGCCGGACGCCGCCCACACCATCACCCTGCGCAACAGCACCGGGGAGGGGACGGTGACGGTCAACGCCACCGGCGGCATCACCTACCAGACCCCCTAA